Sequence from the Papilio machaon chromosome 21, ilPapMach1.1, whole genome shotgun sequence genome:
aatcCGTTTAGcttgaagttttatttacaacttcGTAAAACAAAACGGATTGCtggataaataataaacaagctataaaactaaatatattcaGTAAGTAAATCTTTcggaaaattaactttaacaatgTCAGGTCTTAGTTGATTGTTTCTCCTATTCAACAAAAGCAACACGTACTTCAATGAAAGCTTGCCTAAACGTGTCTATAGCCCTGTAAAGTAACAAATCCGTATCAAAGTCGTTTCCCCAACGTTCCAATTAGAAACGCAGAATAAAGCCAGTGCCATCTTAACTCCGCATTGTGAGGCGCCCAGGCGCCTTGATTTAGGGGCGCCCGGGTGTCGGGCCCTGGGGGCACCACTACTTTTACGGACGCCCAAATTCGCACCTTAGTAACCGATATGATTACGGCCCTGCGTAAGCCCTTCATATTGTGAATGGgaatatactttaataaaattaggttgAGAAGCCCCTCAATTGTATTGAGGTTATGCCTTAAGCATTTGTCTTTTGTATTGTACTTATaacagaaatttaaattcgaCATTGGCACGTTTTCCCTTTATAATGAAAACCTTATTTTCGTTTAATGTtgttcatttatattatatacttgtGTTACgtcataatattaattgtgtattagaaaatttaaagttacgcTTTAACTTGTTTcagttttcatattatttagttagaaaaattaatcttaacgATGTAACTGAATATTGTCGGCACGATATgggttgttttgttttttgtaattaatttcaacctATCGATGCAAGGGCGCCGTGGCTTAGTTGGTTAAAGCGCCTGTCTAGTAAACAGGAGATCGCGAGTTCGAATCTCGCCGGGGCCTATTGAGCTTTtttaatacacattttttCAGCTGTGCAACGAATCTGTCGAGGAAGTGGGAAAAAATGAGCAAGGACAGTTATATTTACGCAGCGAATTGTGTATATTGAAGGTTAGTTTGTGTAAatgttagattaaaaaaataacttagatttaaaaacctttttgtCCTTAGTCCTTAATCCTGAAGAGTTTTCGGATTAACTCTTTATGTGTAAATGATTCAATCTTTATCACTCTCTTATTCTCTTTGGTATCTCGCTTTGATTGAATTTTGATTCTTTATGacaattagttttttaatgtataaatatttcaggGCTATTACAAGAATATTGAAGCTTACGAAGAATGTGTATCGAGCGACGGATGGTGGAAGACTGGTGACATTTTCTACCAAAACAACGACGGCCTCATGTTCTTCGTTGAAAGACAGAAGTTTTGGTTCAAATATTTGAACTACCATGTAAAATTcacagtcaaattattattataaaatataaaaagtgaaatattgacaatttttattttctaatgtataaaaagtgaaaaaagaatttaaaatattccagTATGCAATAGTGccattttcttaaatttttcgtATTCACATTTCGCTAGATGGCGTTTTCATCAATTCTTTAACATATTCAAATTAAGCTAATAAggacttgtttaaaataccaTCTTATATCTTACAGATATCTCCTGAAGAATTGGAATCTGTCATAGGGAGTGTGCCAGGAGTCAAAGAATGCGTTGTAGTCGAAACTGACAAAGGACCAGCGGCGGGCGTCGTCAGGCAACCTAATTACCACGTATCAGAGAATgatatcaataatattattaactgtaAGCCTTAATGCttacttacttaatattaaagcaGCTTAGCTTGTTCGATAGAAAacgaaaaaaactaaactggATCATTTGAATATGATTTGAAGCTATCGACAAAGCTATAAATACTAGCCTTTTTCAgcgctaaattaaaaaaaagggtgAAAAGTCATGTGTTACTGGAGACTATATTaaacatatgtgccaaatttcaataaattgtattaaactGTTGCGCAGATGTcgagtaaatatataaatcaaacatATCCCACGGGAACTGTTCACAGTTCCTGGATCATatgtatgtgttattccagactatgtgctacatctttgccaaatttcacaaagatccgttgagccgttcaggagatatcttcaaacaaacatctttcTAAACTTtagcatctatatatataaaagaaagtcgtgttagttacactatttataactcaagatcggtcgaactgatttagctgaaaattgatggggaggtagcttagaactaggagacggacataggaacttttttattttgtgtgcattttttttattccgcgcggacggagtcgcgggtaaaagctagtttataatattagtgagattaagattttgtgtttatttttttcaagctACTCTCAGTGAGTACAAACGCCTGCGAGGCGGGATTGCGTTCGTGACGTCATTACCACGTACACACAGCGGGAAACTGCATCGAGCCGATTGTCGTAACTTCATAAACAAAATGCTAGGATGTCAAGAATAAAACTCATTTAACAtgataatattcaaactttatggctGCTACTATCTTTTGTTTCAATTGAAAGCCTAAATTAAGTAAGCAGAGAAACGTCAAATTCCAAACATGGCGGCCATAttgatatttcattattttagtaatttatgaaaatttttagGTACAgagaatttatattgtaaaataagaataGGTATTATTCTATAGTTATGTGAAAAAGGTGTTTTTAACAGAAGTATTTTAGAATGTACGAATTTTAGCGTAAAATGTAGAAAGGTTTAGtgcaaaaattaactaatttctttaattcgttaattattatttaagattaaaataaacaaccatgggaataaaatttgtttgttatattgtaaataaaacaaatctatCGCTATCTGGCGCTatcaaaaatttgttttattccgtaTTAAACTCACTAACTTTTACATAATGtttgctttaatttatttaaacttggtTATCCTCTTGTTAAGCTTACAGTTACAGCGGACCCTTAAACTCCTCGCCCACCTGACACCGCCTCGCGAGGTTAAAGGTTACACATTGTTTTGTCTCAAGGTCTTGATTGaacattcttaattttaaacttacctAATTACGTACTCTACACTATAAATATTGACATAGTTGCAATGATTGAAATACATTGAATGCTGACATTGACGTTGATATGGTTGTCGCATAAATCACATACGCGCTGCGCAATGTAATCATCCGTGCGATAAATCACGCGTCGGACGGCGCGGTTTTTGGAGTGACGTCAATGCAATAGGCGTCTCTAGGCGGATGCAGATGATCTGTGACGTTGATTTATGCACGTGGACGGTTAAGGCatacatatttcattatcTCATATCTTGCATGATCAGTTCCATCTGTGTTAGGTATGTCGTTGTTTGAATTCCTGAATTTAGGCGTGTGATTCGTAATTTTACCAATGGTCTACTTGGTTAAAAGATGCAAGACAATGCTTATTCTTTTGGTCCACAATGCCACAAATTGTAACTAAGTGGTCACCACTTACATTAACAATTGCTTCAGTAATTAAAGCCTTGGTTGTTCGAGATATTTTCTGCAACCATCTGGCAACCTTCAAGTCGCAAGCTTTAAGTGAATAAGGAAAAGAGTATTTTGGCTGACAAACGAAATAACTATGATTGGTGTTTTACTATAACCCCTAAAAGTCTCTGCATAAACAGTTAACACGTTAGGATATGTCAATCCAATCAATGTCAAACTCCATCATATGAACCCAaagtattcaaattaaaattattacgaaaAATTGATTGAAACTCAATTCCTTTTGTAgaaaaagtttacattttagtttagtagatgaaacaaaagaaaacaatagcTTTGTACTTTGAATACACAGCAGAGGCTTCGAAGAGAATAGCTATTCAAGTAATGGACGGTATGCGCCTATCCTGTGCAGATTTCGATCGCTCTTAGGCGTGCCTCCGACAGATTGAGCGAGTAAAAACAATACCTTAGGAACTAGAATGCAGAACGTTTGTAAGAGGGTGTGCCACAAAACTGgcgatttaaaatattaaattatataactataaactcattttcttttttgtattgaTAATTAGTATAACGCTATGGAAGTCATAGTATTATCATCAGTCTGTATCATTTACTTCAAAGTTAAACCTACAGACAGACAGATTTTATCAAGAAGAACCAGAGTCTCTGTAGTAAAATCATAGGGTTAAAGTTATGTTATACTAATAACAATAGATAGTAATAAGTTCAAAAGTCGCAGGATTAGAGCCAAGGGTAAAATGTGGAAGAGGTTCTCAGAGTTCTCAGAGTTAAGAGCGTCTGGCCTTATGATTAGCGTTCAGAATTTCGTGGCCCCAATAGTACTGGATACTTATAGAGCAGCTACACGTGCAGTAGCGGTATGCATTACATGCTTTATTAGACTCTTGAGGACTTGCAGTGCTGCGTCTTAATGAAGTTGCTTTACGCTAAGCTAACATTTTACTGTCGGATAACTAAAGCGCTTTAAAGCAACTTTCTTATGAGTATAGAGACTTGAAGatggaatttaaatttgtatacgATGATATCGCTAAGCAAAGTTTGCGCTTTAAAGGATGTGATCTTTTTTTGGTTGGCTACTATATTATGTAGTAATTCTTTCTATTTTAGTATTCTGTCTTTTTAAAACGAttccataattttatttgagaataAACAAACGCATTTATGCtcaaataaaagttacaaatgtatttatattactttggTAGGTGTATAAGTGGATAAGAAAACAGGATAACAGGAACGAATTGTCACAGTATAAACTTAACATCAGCCTTATTATACTTACTTATAACTTATTATACGCATATTGTGTAAAGTATGCTGTGGAAGAAGACTGACATAGtcttttttatgatataatatGGCAAACGAAGAGGACATCTGATTCTccgaaatagcaaagcaactgctgtccatagacatccgcaattgtagatgAGTGACCTACCTTTAACCGACGGAGGAGAgaatgcacagaaagagaatatttcctttACTAATGCGTCCCGTCCTTTGTCAAATCCACTGTcacatccccttcccatcctttccttacaaGGAAcgggtgggaagagaaagaggactcAAATTAGACCTTCGGCACCACAATTCCTTGTATTCTGTGTGATCACAATATTTCACCAGGCGAGCCGGCCtcttcgtgcaacagatgttgttgttgctgtcgtctaccactgttggtCTCCCAAGTCTCATTAGTCTGCTAAGTTTTTAACCACCTGCCCCACCAAATCGACTACCCTTTACcatatatttttgatgatactgtgccgaccctccatagggataagggcaggttgatgatgatgacaaaaAAACCTGACCGACCAGCAAGACAgcaatttatttcatagtcCTATATTCACTAGAAACAATATTACGTTTAAGCTATTCACAAATGAGTTTGAATcccataaatataatattcataatattataacttatgTTAAGCCAAAGCTTGTTAGTTAAGTTAGAATACGAAACTTCACCTTGGGTATTAACATATCTTATTATGAATATCGATTTTTACTTaccctaattttaatcctcaggttgttattataaaagcgaGGAGTTATGGACGATAAGCGAGTAGTGTGACCAACCTCGCTCCATTAGGAGGTTGCAAATTAGTCTGGAGTAGttcatattgttgtttttctcCAAGACTTATTTGGAAGCCGCCTTCACACTTACGTAAGTGTTTTTTACTattcttttaactttatattttactacttacttaatattttactagctgtcgcccgaaaatctgtccgcgcggaattttaaaaaaatctaaataggGTACTATGtgtacttccagactatactctacatctataacaaatttcatcgagatccatacagccgttctggagatacctagtaacaaatatccatccatccattcatccatcaatccatcgatccatctaaacatacgcatttataatattagtaagatgtatgaTCTCAAACCACAAGCCTTATCTGTGTGCTCAGAATACCATCCCATAGTTTCATCACTATCTGATCAATGGATAACCAATGCATCGTGAATAGACCAGTTATAATTTTTggttttcatacattttcaaTTCTGCAAATGTACCTGAATAAAAGTTTCGAGTCTTATACTCTAGTTTATTATGAGAACTATTTTCATATTCTTACTGATTCTTATGAACATATTTTCAGTCCATCATAATGACGTTACAAGAATGGACTGGCCAGATGTCAGCATATGGAGTAAGCAACCAGACCGTCGTTGACAAAGTGCCACAGGAAATGATGCATCTAGTTGATCCACACTGGTGAGGCTCATAGATCCTAACAGTTCATTTAAAGccaattttaaaacactaaaatgtaacaaaacaattgcTATTAAGTCAtagattaattacaataaccGTGGATATGATTTTAAGGTTCCAATTTCCACCAATGAATCCTCTTTGGCACGGACTGTTGGGTTTTACAATCGGAATTCTGGGCTTCATATCCATGGTCGGCAACGGCATGGTCATCTATATTTTCTCATCAACAAAGGTGACCTTTACTTATCTAAACAAGAATTACTTATGACATTACTAAGGCATGccaaatatttttctagtaATAATAAGAAGTCAATATAATTGACTTCAATGACTGAATTATAAAAGCATCATTAATTGCTGATGTAAAATttgaacataaattaaatttgtggTAAAATTATCTGGAGAACTAATTTAACAATTGTTTCATTAGTTTGAGTATTAAAACGAACGCGGAATGCAGGAATTGTAACTAATTTAGTTAGCGAATTGAGAAAAACTTTTCAATTTGAATTCCAGCGGATTTTGATTATTATCCTAGTTAACTGAACgttatttagtattaattcagtgataatattaatttcctCAACTGGCAacataattatgattattatgtatattttcttgtctatttttttcaGAATCTAAAGACACCATCAAATTTACTCGTAGTAAATCTAGCTTTTTCTGATTTCCTCATGATGTTCACAATGTCACCTGCTATGgttataaattgttactaTGAAACCTGGGTATTTGGTAAGTAactcaaatattattaagctaTGCttctaatttttaacttaatctGTCAGTCATCATGCCCTGCCCTTGACTCTACAGAGGGTTGGTAAACTATGAACTACTCTTCCACACGTCTTTATCGGCGGTCATATTTGAATTCACTCCTATCTTACACATATCCTCTGTCACACAATCCATTACTACTTTCTTCAGTTTTCCTCAACCATCCACATTTAAACTCGTTACTTTCTTAATTTGGTAGcttcaaaataatttcgatAAAAACTTCTTTGAATATCATCAACTAAATGAGACGAATGAAAGTCGTTGATTGAACCCTATTTAATGGTCTTAATTGGTTTTTTGTACTCATCTATTCATGTTCTCtccgtttttttttccttttagtGGTTCATAGAACAAAAGAAGTTTGATTGAATGTGAGTCAGTCagtgttattttgtaatttatcagcaatatctttaatttaatttcaggtCCTTTCGCTTGTGAATTGTACGGTTGCGCAGGTTCACTGTTTGGTTGCATATCTATCTGGACGATGACTATGATTGCTTTTGACCGCTACAACGTTATAGTGAAGGGAATAGCTGCTGAGCCGATGACAAAGAAGGGAGCCTTATTACGGATACTTTTTATTTGGTTCGCTGCTCTGTCTTGGACATTGGCACCTCTATTTGGATGGAATAGGTATCTGAACATGAAATACCGATAACTGCATTATATATAGTTTTCTTAAAACCTAATCTATTCGTCCTATTCACccatgattaaaaaaattagcaatgaaaaaatcttactccttattaatattataaatgcgaatgtttggaggGATGGGTGGCTGTTTGTTAGCAAATATCGCCAAACGGCgcaacggatctcgataaatttggtatagatttaGAACACGATCTCGAAGAACATGTAGACTATCTATTGGTAAATGTTCACGTTACGGTTCAACACATTATGTTGAAATTGGGGACTAGATATTTCACGCTTCTTTACAAATTCTGCTCAGACGAAATGGCGGActaaagctagttttatttatcaatgtacatttttaatttatggatttatgtattaaaaattaaactaatttaacgacacatataatattttcattatcataAATAGAATCAAAATGTAGGTTTTTACTCAATCAGCAGTCTTAATTATGACAGATATGTTCCCGAAGGAAACATGACCGCGTGTGGTACCGATTACTTGACAAAGGAATGGTTCAGTCGCAGCTATATTGTTGTGTATGGATTCTTCGTTTACTTCACTCCGCTGTTGCTCATCATCTACTCATATTACTTCATTGTCAAGGTATGTCTAGTGACTACTTTTTGAAATACTTCATCCAAAATAGCAATATTTTCATCAAGTTCCAACACCATTAagcaaagtaattttttatcagGCCAATTAAGTTGcagcaatattaatttttcgctctaaaattttaagactcttaattaatttccattgcaaattatgttatttttcaagGCCGTTGCCGCTCATGAAAAGTCAATGAGGGAGCAGGCGAAGAAAATGAACGTTGCTTCCCTAAGATCATCGGAGTCCGCAAACGCCAGCGCTGAATGTAAATTAGCTAAGGTAATATTGTATTTgagttaatatttgtaaatttttaggCGAAATTAATAGCACTACGgggtaatttaataaaggaaGCCAGCAAAAGAGCAAAAATGGCATATGTCCCAATGGAAATGCAAAATATGGTTCATTTAGATTTAGATAATTGTCTTATCACTTTATAGGTTGCACTAATGACCATTTCGCTATGGTTTATGGCGTGGACTCCGTATTTGATCATCAACTTCACGGGCATCTTTGCGAGCGCGCCGATCAGCCCGCTCGCCACCATCTGGGGCTCTCTCTTCGCCAAGGCTAATGCTGTTTACAACCCGATTGTATACGGTATCAGGTAAGATTgttgtatgtaaaattaaatatctctcATGTACTAAAAAGCTTCACTAAGTGGAACattcaattataaaacattaagaaTAGATGAGTAAGTGATGTTTTTGCtggtatttttaatctatatatcaatacatagtataaaacaaagtcgctttcgctgtatgtccgtatgtatgcttagatctttaaaactacgcaacggattttgacgcggttttttttaatagatagagtgattcttaaggaaggtttgtatgtataataaatgcataatatagtagagaaacactgataaatttaaaggtttctaatgtgaacgctgtgaacgttgtgtataaggacattctgtagtaggtatattttgcattgcacccgtgcgaagccggggcgggtcgctagtataaaataaagttgtgttagttacactatttataactcaagatcggtcgaactgatttagctgaaaattgatggggaggtagcttagaactaggagacggacataggaacttttttatcttgtgtgcatttttttattccgcgcgggcggagtcgcgggtaaaagctagagTAGAATAGACGTTAGATTACTATGTTCTGAATActtgatttgtttttacagTCATCCACGATATCGAGCTGCCCTGCACAAGAAGTTCCCTACCTTATCATGTCAAGCTGCGCCAGACGAAGTTGACTCGGTCGCGTCAAACGTGACAGCTGTGTCAAACGAGAAACCAGCAGCGTGAATATTCaacgaattaattaatgattcaTTTACACAATAACGAATTGAAAACTAACGACTTTGGCTACGTGTATGGAGTGATCactgaatatattattttaataaaagcaaaCGGTTATTACCGACATGaaggttttatttcttttattttaacgtattccacaattttaattcatcGTATATTGATGTCACTTTTATGAAATTGATTAGCATAGctttctgttttgtttttatttattttattgttggtCCATagcatatttaaatgaataactcttttaaaataatctccACTGTAGGTGACTTACCTTTTGTGGTTGACTTAAATCTTTTGTTGTTTCTAGGTTGCagcaaaagcttttaaaatacatttaaagtcTCTAAAAAAGCTTCTGTGAGcgtattaagctttttttattatttacaacacTCTTTCACTTAACAATACTTGGagtttatatattaaagtgctcgtaaattttcttattgtgatttgaatttaatttgttcttcTTTTCTTAaagttgttattaataaattgtattgtagGTTTGAGAGATGTGTTTGCTAATTATTATTGCGTTCATATCATAGTCTAACCTAAATAACATAAGAGGTCATAAGGGAAAGTCTTATATCGTCAATATCAAGTTAATTACCCATAACCCTAAACAAGGCCGTAAAAGGGTCCTTGCGAATCTTTATTTTCcatctaattaatattatactatacTTCAATGTTTGAACAACCCACATTGTCTGTGTTGTCTGCTGTATATGTGAATAAgcatgttattgttattgttgtacTCACACAAAAATAGAAGAAGACCGAAGAACAGATAAATTGTCTGTACACGGCCGTCGTTAGACTAAGGCGCTGTCGGGTACTGTCGAGGGCGTTAGATAGAAAGAGGAGCCACAGGTCTACCCATTACACAGTCTTACATCACCTTGTTAACTCCCTCCATGCATGGTAAATAGGGTTCTAAAGAAATACCACACAGAGCGCCATTACAGCTAAGAGTAGAGATTAATATGTCTGAATTTAGATATGATGGCTGATAAAGATGTATTATAGAGTAAATACTGTACCGACCCTCAGTATGGAAAAGGACcggaagatgatgatgatggtagCTAACAAAGAcgcttgttaaaatttattttatccgCTTCGTaactgaataaatttatttaaactatctaaatatttagtCTATAAAGCAAATACAATCAAACTTAAGGTCGGAAGTGACCCTTGGACCTAAATGAACAACCTTTCTTTGTTTGATAATAGCTTTTAGTTATGAACAAGTGAATGAACTCatcattcaatatttaatctgGAAACTAGACTGGCCAAAGGGTATTTCATAATTCTAGattcataaaattatgcacacataatgtgaaataattttatttatataggaCAAAGGTCAAACGAGCAGCGTGTGctctaatatattttcatgtaTTCTTTGAACATCGGGATTCGCATGAACGACTTCGAGTATGTACGAACAGATAGTGAAACGCTTCGTTCACAAGGCGTCGTAAATTTTCAAAACCGGCGATTAAGTCGCTAAGAAACTTACTCAATACAATGTCATCGAGCTTCGTACCCAAACACGCGTCTCTGATATTTTGTTCTTTCTTCGCCCAAAACCAGTCGCTCGCAATCTGTCGAGATTGTCACAAAAAAGTTGTCGTAATTTTCACAATGGCTATGCCTGTACAAACCGAAAAGACGAGCGACtagcgtcgacgattcaatgTAATGAACACACGCAAGTATACAACATTGGTTTCGAAGGTTTTATCTGTCTTACGTACGAAGGGGCTAATAAGAGTACTTACTTTCAATTCTCGTATGTCTTTTAGGAATTTCATTTGCTCACGTTTTTCAACCGAATTTCTCGCAAGCCATTGATGTTGGGTcgaaaataaaagattattacTGTGCACAAAAATCTTTAAGACAACAATATCGTAAATCATCGTaggtaaagaaataaagcaagttttaaaaaaatgttttgcttATAACTAACACagtcaataatattatacaaatggAAAAACGGAAAAATTTTGCATGAACATTATAGAGATACTTAATCcgagcgaaattaaaaaataactcaatAAGCAAACTATGTTTTCTtgtactatgttctacaattcTATATCTATGACTAAGTTAATTGAAATACGTTGAGGCGTTCTGTAagtaccttttaacaaacctCCATTTGATCAGTATGTACATAGAACAGTTAATAAAGTTACAGTTCTAGTTATGAACATAACTTGTTACATTAGCCGTCTACAAAACCTTTGACTGAGGTTGATCAAATAGACAACTTTAAATTCTCTATTCAACGCAAACTTCCTTTCAGTTGTTAGCTTACGttcttgtttaaaaacaatacctttaatatttgaatagatTCAATTATAAAGCGGCTTCAATCTATCggattataaactaaattttaaaggTGTATTTGAAAGGGTTCATGACATTATGAACCTTTTGGAAGTACAACTAATTGTGTATTCGATCCCAAGTTGTTATTTTGAAcgttgataaatttaatatttgattgaaATTGGATTTAAggattaatatattaaacctGTAAAACCGAGAATATTCTAAAATTGATTCtgttttgtcatttaaaatgtattatatttgtgtGTAGTATTCTTATGACTTCTTTAagtgtgtttatttaaaattttaaaataattttttttttcttatatataaaattatcatgtcacaatgttagttaccatactcctccgaaacggcttgaccgattgttatgaaattttatattcatattcaataggtctgagaatcggctactatctatttttcataccgctattaagtttttttttaactgcgcggggacggagtcgcgggcgacagctagtttccaTATAAAAACAATGGAAACAGTTAACTACTTTAACAATTCACaaaagtagaaaaaatatttcatactatgaaaatttgtttgataaTTTCAGTAATTAAAGCAATGTTGAACTCGGCCGACTCAGCAAAGTGCATTCAGTACAACGTACATTCAGCATTATTAGCAGTCGAGTTGGAATCTCACAGATGCCAGCATCTCATAGATGCAGGAataagaatgaaaaatattcgGAATATTTACGTCGACTAGGTATATGATTTTTGCAGAATACAGTAAAGtgtattctaaaaataaaacacataattTTAAGCGTCCATAGAACTAGTAAATAGATACTTAGTAAATAGTTGTTTTGAAAaacattatacaaaattttacgtaaaatttgatgtttaattgtttttataatttgtcttttttcatgaataaaacgatttattaaaaaaagtaaaacatttttgaattgaagtgcgcttagaaaatatttttaaataatatcttttgaaAGAATAGGCCGGCTCGATCagaataccacgaccacattgaagacaggcgtgaaataGAATTAATACTGCATTTCCTCTAATAAGTGTGCGTGcccggaggcttaattttcTCTCCTCTCCACCCTTGTCTTAAAAAGAGGCAGATGGggcaaaaaaatgaaacacatataaattctTCAATCTGGAGTTGTTAATTAGTAACTAATGTTATTCATAGAGTTGTCAAACATTATGGCACGGTTCATAAATTATTCacaagtaataattaattaattatgacatGTATCTTACGtagatgtatttaatttatgtatacgTCTGTTATTTCAGGTGCCAgtgttaaattacattacgATTAACCACTTATGTAAAGTGTACAAAGCATTTAAATATCGATTAACCACCTTACTttcaatatgttatttaaatagtttctcTTATtgcttactagcttttgcccgcgactccgttcccgcggaatttaaaaaaaaattaaattaaaaaataaataaaaagtatcctatgtcc
This genomic interval carries:
- the LOC106713017 gene encoding opsin-1, with protein sequence MTLQEWTGQMSAYGVSNQTVVDKVPQEMMHLVDPHWFQFPPMNPLWHGLLGFTIGILGFISMVGNGMVIYIFSSTKNLKTPSNLLVVNLAFSDFLMMFTMSPAMVINCYYETWVFGPFACELYGCAGSLFGCISIWTMTMIAFDRYNVIVKGIAAEPMTKKGALLRILFIWFAALSWTLAPLFGWNRYVPEGNMTACGTDYLTKEWFSRSYIVVYGFFVYFTPLLLIIYSYYFIVKAVAAHEKSMREQAKKMNVASLRSSESANASAECKLAKVALMTISLWFMAWTPYLIINFTGIFASAPISPLATIWGSLFAKANAVYNPIVYGISHPRYRAALHKKFPTLSCQAAPDEVDSVASNVTAVSNEKPAA